The Meriones unguiculatus strain TT.TT164.6M chromosome 6, Bangor_MerUng_6.1, whole genome shotgun sequence genome has a window encoding:
- the Shld3 gene encoding shieldin complex subunit 3, translating into MTTEVILHYRPYENDPTQLAKIVEKAIQDFPTHPLSRFVPWFPQDGSKLPLKPKRLPPAISGEAAETVKQRLTISEPSIKSQSYDCTVELLEFQTSVKMQNLVQSHTLNEQTSSGSLDKNSRKENQPKKRSWSVSLGSKHCPEKFFPLCKKLQASLKTLHLHSLHRARWTLEDSVCNNQTLEDIWTKLNHLIRHHELPSCNATIQRQLGQIWVFCDIMYCEYVGNLLKERLSLVGKINLFVHKYGVIFSM; encoded by the coding sequence ATGACTACTGAAGTAATATTACATTATCGACCATATGAAAATGATCCCACACAGCTGGCAAAaattgtagaaaaggcaatccAAGACTTTCCTACTCACCCTCTATCAAGatttgttccttggtttccacAAGATGGGTCCAAACTTCCACTCAAGCCTAAAAGATTACCACCGGCCATTTCTGGAGAGGCTGCTGAGACTGTGAAACAGCGCCTAACCATTTCAGAGCCTAGCATTAAGTCACAGAGCTATGACTGCACAGTAGAGCTTTTGGAGTTTCAAACTAGTGTGAAAATGCAGAACTTAGTCCAGTCACACACACTGAATGAACAGACTAGTTCCGGAAGTTTGGataaaaattcaagaaaagaaaatcagcccAAGAAGAGATCCTGGAGTGTTTCACTTGGCAGTAAACACTGTCCAGAAAAGTTTTTTCCTTTGTGTAAAAAACTGCAAGCTAGTCTAAAGACACTACATTTGCACTCCCTTCATAGAGcaagatggacattagaagacaGTGTTTGCAACAACCAGACGCTGGAAGACATTTGGACAAAACTCAATCACCTTATCAGGCACCATGAACTTCCTTCTTGTAATGCTACCATCCAGAGACAGTTAGGCCAAATATGGGTGTTCTGTGACATCATGTACTGTGAATATGTAGGAAATCTTCTTAAAGAGAGATTATCTCTGGTTGggaaaattaatttatttgtacATAAGTATGGCGTTATTTTTAGTATGTGA